In Flavivirga abyssicola, the following are encoded in one genomic region:
- a CDS encoding toxin-antitoxin system YwqK family antitoxin: MKKLVLFYFAFLITVVSFGQQKRDLKHNKETNLIEVVYYHDNGAVSQTGTYTADGKLQGEWLSFNTEGKKVVSANYDNGKKVGKWFYWNNGTVKEVDYSANVIAGLKESDTKGNQGI, encoded by the coding sequence ATGAAGAAATTAGTTTTATTTTATTTTGCCTTTTTAATTACTGTGGTATCTTTTGGTCAACAAAAGAGAGATTTAAAACATAATAAAGAGACCAACTTAATTGAAGTTGTTTATTATCATGACAATGGTGCTGTAAGCCAAACAGGGACTTACACAGCAGATGGTAAATTACAAGGTGAGTGGTTGAGTTTTAACACAGAAGGCAAAAAAGTAGTTTCTGCAAATTATGATAATGGTAAAAAAGTCGGCAAATGGTTTTATTGGAATAATGGAACTGTAAAAGAAGTAGATTATAGTGCTAATGTTATAGCCGGTTTAAAGGAATCTGATACCAAAGGGAATCAAGGTATTTAA
- a CDS encoding carboxypeptidase-like regulatory domain-containing protein, which produces MKHLITFFILIFTSFCFSQNTGLIAGKLMDKEFDNNPLVFADVSIKGTSIKSTTDETGLFVIENLKDGDYTLVCSFTGYETKELKIKVVSGASDYIKTSLGASTISLLELASIANISEKNNKTASRLN; this is translated from the coding sequence ATGAAACACCTAATAACTTTTTTTATTCTAATTTTTACTTCTTTTTGTTTTTCACAAAACACGGGGTTAATAGCTGGTAAATTAATGGATAAAGAATTTGACAACAATCCTTTAGTTTTTGCTGATGTCTCTATTAAAGGAACTTCTATTAAATCGACTACAGATGAGACTGGATTATTTGTTATCGAGAATTTAAAAGATGGTGATTATACCTTAGTATGTAGCTTCACTGGTTATGAAACTAAAGAATTGAAAATAAAGGTTGTTTCTGGAGCATCTGATTATATTAAAACTTCTTTAGGAGCAAGTACTATTTCTTTACTTGAACTTGCATCAATTGCCAACATTAGCGAGAAAAATAATAAAACAGCTTCTCGATTAAATTAA
- a CDS encoding porin, whose product MKLKTTLVAFFLFALTVVNAQESNAPKFGKGLFNLVGKDSSWTMKIGLRAQFLTTSIWEDGESNESSMLIRRSRLKFDGYAFSPKLKYKFELGLSNRDQSGASQFTSNAPRYILDAVVMWNFYENFVLWFGQTKLPGNRERVISSANLQQVDRSLLNSRFTIDRDMGMQLRHHFKLSDKFVVKEIFSISQGEGRNITTGNLGGHQFTGRVELFPFGSFISKGDYKGGDLTREQTPKLSLAVAYDHNNNAVKNRSNQGSYMITDNGDGFYETNINTLFIDAMFKYKGISFMAEYADRDAKDPFAKNSDGTLTGDEVQVGKGLNLQAGYLFKNNWEISGRYTNIELDKAITGKNPESQYTLGASKYIVGHSLKVQTDISHLEVDGGNNELMWRLQFDIHF is encoded by the coding sequence ATGAAACTTAAAACTACGCTTGTAGCATTTTTTTTATTTGCTCTAACTGTTGTAAACGCACAAGAATCAAACGCACCAAAATTTGGAAAAGGATTATTTAATCTGGTAGGAAAGGATAGCTCCTGGACGATGAAAATTGGATTGAGAGCTCAATTCTTAACTACTTCTATTTGGGAAGATGGTGAAAGCAATGAATCTAGTATGTTAATTAGACGTTCGCGTTTAAAATTTGATGGTTATGCTTTTAGCCCAAAATTGAAGTATAAATTCGAATTAGGCTTATCAAATAGAGATCAATCTGGTGCTTCACAATTTACTAGTAATGCGCCAAGATATATCTTAGATGCCGTTGTTATGTGGAACTTTTACGAAAATTTCGTATTATGGTTCGGACAAACAAAACTTCCAGGAAACAGAGAACGTGTTATTTCCTCAGCAAACCTTCAACAAGTAGATCGTTCTTTATTAAATAGTAGATTTACAATAGATAGAGATATGGGTATGCAACTAAGACACCATTTTAAGCTGTCTGATAAGTTTGTTGTTAAAGAAATTTTTTCTATTTCCCAAGGTGAAGGTAGAAATATTACCACTGGTAATTTAGGTGGACACCAATTTACAGGGCGTGTAGAGTTATTCCCTTTTGGAAGTTTTATAAGTAAAGGAGACTATAAAGGAGGCGATTTAACTCGTGAACAAACACCAAAGTTATCATTGGCTGTAGCTTATGATCATAATAATAATGCCGTTAAGAACAGGAGCAATCAAGGGTCTTATATGATTACAGATAATGGCGATGGTTTTTATGAAACGAATATTAATACCCTATTTATTGATGCTATGTTTAAGTATAAAGGGATTTCATTTATGGCAGAATATGCAGATAGAGATGCCAAAGATCCTTTTGCAAAAAACTCTGATGGCACCTTAACTGGTGATGAAGTTCAAGTAGGCAAAGGTCTAAACTTACAAGCTGGATATTTGTTTAAAAATAATTGGGAAATTTCTGGGCGTTATACTAATATAGAGTTAGACAAAGCTATTACAGGTAAAAACCCTGAAAGCCAATATACCTTAGGGGCATCTAAATATATTGTAGGACACAGTTTAAAAGTACAAACCGATATTAGTCACTTAGAAGTTGATGGTGGAAACAATGAGTTAATGTGGAGATTACAATTTGACATTCATTTTTAA
- a CDS encoding CARDB domain-containing protein gives MKKNAALFLFTFFTISFVSAQQSRYHRLRSLGTDLDSSEKNTFCAGGNFNNKPLAKWNVISLNPLNVGEIYLIFIDDELKYYWVEQTFSYPTDDDGETVSEANITLMNISCPAPDLEAVQVSVSTSTINHGENKTVNYNVKNIGNLTATSTRFEFYLSSTTTNFMELLESKSVGNVNVNQTITGSTTVKIPSGTNTDTYKIALKVSTNGESNLSNNTTYSSSSFMVNGVQDYPDLIIDTNGSTARSSGGGSTQSFSTNTFHSLYLGESLQLQIKVKNDGEINSNTMKVGIYITSGSEFSNATLLKELNYSGIINPNDSKSQSTEVSKSNIDSYADSNGRAYIHIVVDNKNNVNEGSSGGEDNNRFSSIPVISHNSNRTSKIAIKKSNITVEENNSDRYYIDIYNFTGILVKSLKVNSIEQENNIINSLSSGLYIIKTPTQIRKISK, from the coding sequence ATGAAAAAAAATGCAGCATTATTCTTATTTACATTTTTTACAATTTCGTTTGTATCTGCCCAACAATCTAGATATCATAGACTTCGAAGTTTAGGAACAGATTTGGATTCATCAGAAAAAAATACTTTTTGTGCTGGTGGGAATTTTAACAATAAGCCTCTGGCAAAATGGAATGTTATTTCTTTAAACCCTTTGAACGTAGGGGAAATATACCTAATATTTATTGATGACGAATTAAAATACTATTGGGTAGAACAAACTTTTTCTTATCCAACAGATGACGATGGGGAAACTGTTAGTGAAGCCAATATTACATTGATGAATATCTCATGCCCAGCACCAGATTTAGAAGCCGTTCAAGTTTCTGTGAGTACCAGCACTATAAATCATGGAGAAAATAAAACTGTAAATTATAACGTAAAAAATATAGGAAACTTAACCGCTACTTCAACACGATTTGAGTTTTACCTTTCTTCTACTACTACTAATTTTATGGAATTGCTAGAAAGCAAATCTGTTGGAAATGTTAATGTAAATCAGACTATAACTGGTTCAACCACAGTAAAAATACCTTCTGGAACTAATACTGACACTTATAAGATAGCCTTAAAAGTTTCTACAAATGGAGAATCAAATTTAAGTAATAACACGACTTATTCTTCATCAAGTTTTATGGTTAATGGTGTTCAAGATTACCCTGATTTAATAATTGACACAAATGGATCTACTGCAAGATCTTCTGGAGGAGGTTCAACACAATCTTTTTCAACCAATACATTTCATTCACTTTATTTAGGAGAATCACTTCAATTACAAATAAAAGTAAAAAATGATGGTGAAATCAATTCAAATACTATGAAGGTAGGTATTTATATAACTTCAGGGTCCGAATTTAGTAATGCTACTCTCCTAAAGGAATTGAATTATTCAGGTATTATAAACCCTAATGATAGTAAATCTCAATCAACAGAGGTTTCTAAAAGTAACATCGATTCATATGCAGATTCAAATGGCAGAGCATATATACATATTGTTGTTGATAATAAAAATAATGTTAACGAAGGTTCTTCTGGCGGGGAAGACAATAATAGGTTTTCATCTATTCCAGTAATATCTCATAATAGTAATAGAACTAGTAAAATTGCAATAAAGAAATCAAACATAACAGTTGAAGAAAATAATAGCGATCGCTATTATATAGATATATACAATTTCACTGGAATACTAGTTAAATCACTTAAAGTAAATTCAATCGAACAAGAAAATAACATTATCAATTCGCTATCTTCTGGTTTATACATAATAAAAACACCTACACAGATTAGAAAAATATCAAAGTAA
- a CDS encoding inorganic phosphate transporter: protein MDNIYLLMLIAITVLAIADIVVGVSNDAINFLNSAIGSKAISMRTIMIVASLGIFIGAVFSSGMMEVARKGIFVPAMFNFEEIMYIFMAVMITDILLLDFFNTLGLPTSTTVSIVFNLLGAAVVMSLIKISASDSQTFANLGDYINTKKALEIIRGIIMSVFIAFTVGAIVQWISRLVFTFHYEKKIKNFGAIFGGISLAAITYFIFLKGLKGTPYYKDLKGLLEGNELLIILGSLVFWTLFSFGFQKVFKKTILLVVIAVGTFGLALAFSGNDLVNFIGVPMAAYHSYEAWIGSGVDASMFSMEVLDKKVPAEPLLLFIAGGIMVLTLWFSKKAKTVAETEISLSRQGDTHEKFEPNILSRSVVKGSTWLSDVFSKIVPVSTQEKIGKSFEKPDVVLTKDQSINAPAFDMIRASVNLMVAGVLIAIATSMKLPLSTTYVTFMVAMGTSFADRAWGRESAVYRVAGVLNVIGGWFGTAIGAFIAAGSVVFLIKWNPSVMTPILLLLTIILLARNYLSHKKDSRKDIDEDSLTQAESSSIQGVIHESANNIANVVKRGNKIYSSAIVGLAKQDLVLLKKNKKNIVKLSEEIDELRDNIFYFIKNLDESSLGASNFYINILGYLQDMTQSLEYISKVSHKHVNNNHKKLKFNQIKELKQIDQDLESLFNTTKKAFDSRSFEQIGAILNNKKEIFDLVTEKIQIQVERTRTEESSPKNTTLYFSLLLETKDLLTATMNLLQEYHNAHDSSVEPATLASNSEEE from the coding sequence ATGGATAATATATATTTATTAATGCTGATTGCCATTACAGTTTTAGCGATTGCTGATATTGTAGTTGGAGTAAGTAATGATGCTATAAATTTCCTAAACTCCGCTATTGGCTCTAAAGCTATTTCAATGCGAACTATTATGATAGTTGCAAGTTTAGGTATTTTTATTGGAGCCGTTTTTTCAAGTGGAATGATGGAAGTTGCCCGTAAAGGAATTTTCGTGCCAGCCATGTTTAATTTTGAAGAAATCATGTATATTTTTATGGCTGTAATGATTACAGACATATTACTGTTAGATTTCTTTAACACATTAGGGTTGCCAACATCTACAACAGTTTCTATTGTATTTAACTTATTAGGTGCTGCTGTAGTTATGTCATTAATAAAAATTAGTGCTTCAGATTCTCAAACTTTTGCTAATCTGGGAGATTATATAAATACAAAGAAAGCTTTAGAAATTATTCGGGGCATAATAATGTCGGTATTCATCGCTTTTACGGTTGGAGCCATAGTACAATGGATTTCTCGTTTAGTTTTTACGTTCCATTATGAGAAGAAAATAAAAAATTTCGGAGCTATATTTGGCGGTATTTCTTTAGCTGCTATCACTTATTTTATCTTTTTAAAAGGATTAAAAGGGACGCCTTATTATAAAGATCTTAAAGGTCTTCTTGAAGGCAATGAATTACTTATTATACTAGGAAGCTTAGTTTTTTGGACTTTATTTTCATTCGGATTCCAAAAAGTATTCAAAAAAACGATCTTACTTGTTGTAATTGCTGTTGGAACTTTTGGTTTAGCACTCGCTTTTTCTGGTAATGATTTAGTAAACTTTATTGGTGTACCAATGGCCGCCTATCATTCTTATGAAGCATGGATTGGTTCTGGTGTTGATGCATCCATGTTTTCAATGGAAGTACTTGACAAGAAAGTACCTGCTGAGCCATTATTACTATTTATAGCTGGTGGTATTATGGTACTAACCTTATGGTTTTCCAAGAAAGCCAAAACAGTAGCAGAAACCGAAATAAGTTTATCTCGTCAGGGAGATACGCACGAAAAATTCGAGCCAAATATATTATCAAGAAGCGTTGTAAAAGGGTCCACTTGGTTATCTGATGTATTTAGTAAAATTGTACCTGTATCTACTCAAGAAAAAATAGGTAAGAGTTTTGAAAAACCAGATGTTGTATTAACAAAAGACCAAAGTATCAATGCGCCTGCTTTTGATATGATTAGAGCTTCTGTAAACCTAATGGTAGCAGGTGTATTAATCGCTATTGCAACATCAATGAAATTGCCTCTATCTACAACTTATGTAACCTTTATGGTTGCCATGGGTACATCGTTTGCAGATCGTGCTTGGGGAAGAGAAAGTGCCGTTTATAGAGTTGCAGGTGTACTAAATGTTATTGGGGGCTGGTTTGGTACCGCCATTGGTGCCTTTATTGCTGCTGGATCTGTTGTCTTTTTAATTAAGTGGAATCCTAGTGTAATGACACCAATATTGTTATTATTAACGATCATCTTATTAGCTAGAAACTACTTATCTCACAAAAAAGATTCGAGAAAAGATATTGATGAAGATAGCCTTACACAAGCTGAAAGTAGTTCTATTCAAGGTGTTATTCATGAAAGCGCAAACAATATAGCTAATGTTGTAAAACGTGGTAACAAGATTTATTCTAGCGCTATAGTTGGTTTAGCAAAACAAGATTTAGTTTTACTAAAAAAGAATAAGAAAAACATCGTAAAGCTATCTGAAGAAATCGATGAATTACGTGACAATATATTTTATTTTATTAAAAATTTAGACGAATCTAGCTTAGGTGCAAGTAACTTCTATATTAATATATTAGGATATTTACAAGATATGACACAATCATTAGAATATATTTCTAAAGTAAGTCATAAACATGTAAACAATAATCATAAGAAATTAAAGTTCAATCAAATTAAGGAGCTTAAACAAATTGACCAGGATCTTGAGTCATTATTTAATACAACTAAAAAAGCTTTTGATTCACGATCATTCGAACAAATTGGTGCTATTTTAAATAACAAAAAAGAAATTTTTGATTTAGTTACTGAAAAAATACAAATACAGGTAGAACGTACCAGAACCGAAGAATCCAGTCCAAAAAACACAACTTTATATTTTAGTCTTCTTCTAGAAACAAAAGATTTATTAACGGCAACTATGAATCTCCTGCAAGAATATCATAATGCTCATGATAGTTCTGTTGAACCTGCAACCCTTGCAAGTAATTCTGAAGAAGAATAA
- a CDS encoding TonB-dependent receptor, whose product MKKILILLAVFTATFSYAQSTGSVVGKLTDKEYNNEPLAFANVIIKGTTKGTTSDFDGYYKLENLNPGAYTLIISFVGYETQEIPVQVVAGKVTEVNVPMGASAASLDEIVIKTTTKRESETALLLEQKKAAIIKESIGAERLGKIGVSNAATATTKISGVSRSEGTGEIYIRGLGDRYLSTTMNGLPIPSDDVDNKNINLNLFSTNMIENVGISKTYATSSYADQSSGNVDISSKEYSKKQFSVSIGSGYNTNVLGVDGDFKRSVASEDVTIGFHKKQFATVDLITKQGWDPLKQNNTGNYNISLTGGYKFEVFGKELSIFASGSHSKSFGYQEGIFRSYRSNILDNEFTDVESFTTNTNSTGYINLGLKINSDNRIKISSLSVNRSTDNVYEQGRNGLGYVFDQDPQEDGAFVRDQNFKQTRLLVNQIIGNHNIGENNTLKWAGGYNFVLAEEPNRIRNEANILDINTSDLTQYAHVGDFQQRKSNQKIEDIEYNAYLKDEISFGQLNEDDKKPFKLHVGANIRKKERVFSSLFIGVRARDFQVPSVDEFSLTFTEANFNNGLILRERDADRYDADLTIISGFANLDFEFKKLSGNVGVRYEKDEINVLWDVANFVGRIGSIAKEYNDIYPSVNLKYELNEKHFLRFASSLTQTLPEFKELSPFEYVSPTGRVTRGDPDLEKSDVFNADLKWEFFPKQGELISATAFYKQIKNPINLALTRGSAGIFEFSNTGEKANVFGIELESRLNLIENEEAEPILNFNTNITKMWFNQDLLEEFQYNNVTESDLQGASDLILNGAFSYNSQKEKEFIATITGNYSSDKIFALGSPEDFANSATLYNDEIIEKGFFTLDLVVSKKITDKLLVKFIGRNLINPDIEQTQLVRDINTNIETDEIVSSYKKGSLLSLSLKYSF is encoded by the coding sequence ATGAAAAAAATTTTAATATTATTAGCAGTCTTTACTGCTACATTTTCTTACGCTCAAAGTACAGGTTCTGTTGTTGGAAAACTAACAGATAAAGAGTATAACAATGAGCCTTTAGCCTTTGCTAACGTAATCATAAAAGGTACTACCAAAGGTACTACTTCAGATTTTGATGGCTATTATAAATTGGAAAACTTAAATCCTGGAGCATACACATTAATAATCAGTTTTGTTGGGTATGAAACTCAAGAAATACCCGTACAAGTGGTTGCTGGCAAAGTAACTGAAGTAAATGTACCAATGGGAGCTAGTGCAGCTTCTTTGGATGAAATTGTAATTAAAACAACAACTAAAAGAGAGAGTGAGACTGCTCTTTTATTGGAACAGAAGAAGGCTGCTATAATAAAAGAAAGTATTGGAGCTGAAAGATTAGGTAAAATTGGTGTTTCCAATGCAGCTACAGCAACAACTAAAATATCTGGAGTTTCCAGAAGTGAAGGAACCGGAGAAATATATATAAGAGGACTAGGAGACAGATATTTGTCTACTACAATGAATGGATTACCTATACCGTCTGATGACGTTGATAATAAAAATATTAATTTAAATTTATTCTCAACGAACATGATTGAGAACGTAGGGATTAGTAAAACCTATGCTACTTCAAGTTATGCTGATCAATCTTCCGGAAATGTAGATATTTCTTCTAAAGAATATTCCAAAAAGCAATTTTCTGTTAGTATTGGCTCTGGGTACAATACTAATGTTCTGGGTGTAGATGGTGATTTTAAAAGAAGTGTAGCTTCTGAAGACGTTACAATTGGTTTTCATAAAAAACAGTTTGCTACAGTCGATTTAATTACAAAACAAGGTTGGGATCCATTAAAACAAAATAATACAGGAAACTACAATATATCTTTAACCGGAGGGTATAAGTTTGAAGTTTTCGGAAAAGAGCTATCAATCTTTGCTTCTGGTTCTCATTCAAAATCTTTTGGATATCAGGAAGGTATTTTTAGAAGCTATAGGTCAAACATTTTAGACAATGAATTTACCGATGTTGAGTCTTTTACAACTAATACTAACTCTACTGGATATATAAACCTGGGATTAAAAATTAATAGTGATAACAGAATAAAAATAAGTAGTTTATCTGTTAACAGGAGTACCGATAATGTTTACGAACAAGGTAGAAATGGCTTGGGCTATGTCTTTGACCAAGATCCTCAAGAAGATGGTGCTTTTGTAAGAGATCAAAATTTCAAGCAAACCAGATTACTTGTTAACCAAATAATTGGTAATCATAATATAGGTGAGAATAACACACTTAAATGGGCAGGTGGTTATAATTTTGTATTAGCGGAAGAACCTAACAGGATAAGAAATGAGGCTAATATTTTAGATATAAACACATCTGATTTAACTCAATATGCACACGTTGGTGATTTTCAACAAAGAAAATCTAACCAGAAAATTGAAGACATAGAATACAATGCTTATTTAAAAGATGAAATAAGTTTTGGACAATTAAATGAAGATGACAAGAAGCCCTTCAAACTTCATGTAGGAGCCAATATCCGTAAAAAAGAAAGGGTATTTAGTTCATTATTCATTGGTGTTAGAGCAAGAGATTTTCAAGTTCCTTCTGTGGATGAATTTTCACTTACTTTCACAGAAGCTAACTTTAATAACGGGTTAATTTTAAGAGAAAGAGACGCAGATAGGTATGATGCAGATTTAACTATCATATCCGGTTTTGCAAATTTAGATTTTGAGTTCAAAAAGTTATCTGGAAATGTAGGTGTAAGATATGAGAAAGATGAAATAAATGTTTTATGGGATGTAGCAAACTTTGTTGGACGTATTGGATCAATTGCAAAGGAATATAATGACATATACCCAAGTGTTAATTTAAAATATGAGTTAAATGAAAAACACTTTTTACGTTTTGCTTCAAGTTTAACTCAAACTTTACCAGAGTTTAAAGAGTTATCTCCTTTTGAATATGTTTCACCAACAGGTCGTGTTACGAGAGGTGACCCTGATTTGGAAAAATCTGATGTTTTTAATGCTGATTTAAAATGGGAGTTTTTCCCAAAACAAGGAGAGCTAATTTCTGCTACGGCATTTTATAAACAAATTAAAAATCCTATTAACCTTGCTTTAACTAGAGGTTCAGCCGGGATTTTTGAATTCTCAAATACAGGCGAAAAAGCAAATGTATTTGGTATCGAGTTAGAGTCACGATTAAACTTAATCGAAAATGAAGAAGCAGAACCTATTCTTAATTTTAACACCAACATAACAAAAATGTGGTTTAATCAGGATTTATTAGAAGAGTTTCAATATAATAATGTCACTGAATCAGATTTACAAGGAGCTTCAGATTTAATTTTGAATGGAGCATTTAGTTACAACAGTCAAAAAGAAAAAGAATTTATTGCAACTATAACTGGTAACTATTCTTCAGATAAAATATTTGCATTAGGGTCTCCCGAAGATTTTGCTAATAGTGCTACACTTTATAATGATGAAATTATAGAAAAAGGATTTTTTACATTAGACTTAGTCGTTAGTAAAAAAATAACTGATAAATTATTAGTAAAATTTATTGGAAGAAACCTTATTAATCCTGATATAGAACAAACACAATTAGTTAGAGATATTAATACAAATATTGAAACCGATGAAATTGTTAGTTCATATAAAAAGGGAAGTTTGTTAAGTTTAAGTTTAAAATATTCTTTTTAA
- a CDS encoding outer membrane beta-barrel protein, which yields MKSIKLLVLAFLLISNFATAQITGKIQDTTDNYPLEYATVALYNQEDKLLVTGVITNIDGVFVIENVKNGRYYLEASFVGYTTKTIQNINISKGNKRIDVGVIKLVLGNQLNEVEIRGERATVINKIDRQVFDSKNFQNSQGGSATDIIKNLPSVSVDGLGDISVRGSKGFAVLINGKPTQGDASAILAQLPANALEKIEIITAPSAKYDPEGKGGILNVITKEGAINGTFAQINLRGGFPSIEPYDTQVPAQRYGIDATINRRTDKWNLSFGTSYQRNDKTGRREGELFIINQAEDKQTFLPSDGERSFDNISYNGRFTVDFTPNKNDEFSLGFFAGKQTVDRLADITYFDNHAISPIGSNNRLYTFSYYNHNLRTRKGDFVLGSFDYGHTFGDKSKVSTSFLYEYTFLGGPTYNDNVDTPAYNVIYQQEFNTNDNPLHGVRYNLDYKWKPFSFGIIETGYQFRNLNHEGEFVYERDGVVVPEFSSNIELKRTLHSAYGQLTGAKDKWDYAAGVRLESMNRKYTEALVSEAVPNEYKYDFVKLFPSASLQYSINDDTKIKAAYSKRVERTTTLKMNSFAEREHSEVFEQGDNRLLPEFIDLVELSVNKKFNNNTSGYVTAYYRHVDNAINRVNTLAYESNGAVIDTILNRVYSNVGKSNAIGIELGTQFKATKNWSNFIGANIYNYDIDGDFVFRHRDGITRNYNVNSSNTIYSFNVNSTYSFWKNATLQFTFNYLSETNTAQGEDSQFYSPNLTLKKSFLDSRLVATLQWQNIDMGLLKTNEQSIATSRANEFYTYTNYVYEVDMITLNLSYTFNKVKNKSKFIDSEFGKKEF from the coding sequence ATGAAGTCTATTAAATTACTAGTTCTTGCCTTTTTATTAATATCGAATTTTGCAACAGCACAGATTACTGGAAAAATACAAGATACTACCGATAATTATCCTTTAGAATATGCCACAGTAGCACTTTATAACCAAGAAGACAAATTACTTGTAACGGGTGTTATTACAAATATTGATGGTGTTTTTGTTATTGAAAATGTTAAAAATGGGCGTTATTATTTAGAAGCTTCTTTTGTGGGTTACACCACGAAAACCATTCAAAATATAAACATCTCAAAAGGGAATAAACGTATAGATGTAGGAGTTATAAAACTGGTTTTAGGCAATCAACTTAACGAAGTGGAAATTAGAGGAGAACGTGCAACAGTAATTAACAAAATTGACCGTCAAGTATTCGATTCTAAAAATTTTCAAAATAGTCAGGGCGGTAGTGCAACCGATATTATTAAAAACCTGCCTTCGGTATCTGTTGATGGTTTAGGAGATATAAGCGTTAGAGGAAGTAAAGGGTTTGCTGTTTTGATTAACGGAAAACCTACTCAGGGAGATGCTAGTGCTATTTTAGCACAATTACCTGCCAATGCTTTAGAAAAAATAGAAATCATTACAGCACCATCTGCAAAATACGATCCCGAAGGAAAAGGAGGTATTTTAAATGTTATTACAAAAGAAGGTGCTATTAACGGAACATTTGCACAAATAAACCTGCGTGGTGGGTTTCCGTCAATTGAACCTTATGATACTCAAGTACCAGCACAACGTTACGGGATAGATGCTACCATTAATAGAAGAACCGATAAATGGAATTTATCATTTGGAACCAGTTACCAACGCAATGATAAAACTGGTAGAAGAGAAGGCGAGTTATTTATTATAAACCAAGCAGAAGATAAACAAACCTTTTTACCATCGGACGGAGAACGTAGTTTTGACAATATTAGTTATAATGGTCGTTTTACTGTAGATTTTACACCAAATAAAAACGATGAATTCTCATTAGGTTTTTTTGCAGGGAAACAGACTGTTGATAGGTTAGCAGATATTACCTATTTTGATAACCACGCTATTTCCCCCATTGGAAGTAATAACAGACTATACACCTTTTCATATTACAATCACAATTTAAGAACCCGTAAAGGAGATTTTGTATTGGGCAGTTTTGATTATGGACATACTTTTGGTGATAAATCAAAAGTATCAACATCGTTTTTATATGAATATACCTTTTTAGGGGGACCAACCTATAATGACAATGTAGATACTCCTGCCTATAATGTTATTTATCAACAAGAATTTAATACTAACGATAACCCTTTACATGGGGTGCGTTATAATTTAGATTATAAATGGAAACCGTTTTCATTTGGAATTATTGAAACAGGATATCAATTTAGAAATTTAAATCATGAAGGTGAATTTGTTTATGAGCGTGACGGCGTTGTCGTACCAGAGTTTTCAAGTAATATTGAGTTAAAAAGAACACTTCATTCGGCTTATGGACAGTTAACAGGAGCTAAAGACAAATGGGATTATGCTGCTGGTGTACGTTTAGAATCAATGAATAGAAAGTACACTGAAGCTTTGGTTAGTGAAGCAGTTCCAAATGAATATAAATACGATTTTGTAAAATTGTTTCCTTCGGCATCATTACAATATTCTATAAATGACGACACCAAAATTAAAGCGGCTTATAGTAAAAGAGTAGAGCGTACCACGACCTTAAAAATGAATAGTTTCGCAGAACGTGAGCATTCAGAAGTCTTTGAACAAGGAGACAATCGTTTACTTCCTGAGTTTATTGATTTGGTAGAGCTTAGTGTTAACAAAAAATTCAATAATAACACTTCTGGATATGTAACGGCTTATTATAGACATGTAGACAACGCTATAAATCGAGTTAATACCCTGGCTTATGAGAGTAATGGCGCTGTAATTGATACTATTTTAAACCGTGTGTATTCTAATGTTGGAAAAAGCAATGCTATAGGTATAGAACTTGGTACACAATTTAAAGCCACCAAAAATTGGAGCAATTTTATAGGAGCCAATATATATAACTACGATATAGATGGTGATTTTGTATTTAGACATCGTGATGGTATTACCAGAAATTACAATGTAAATAGTAGCAACACGATCTATTCGTTTAATGTGAATTCTACCTATTCGTTCTGGAAAAACGCGACTCTGCAATTTACTTTTAACTACCTGTCTGAAACTAATACCGCACAGGGTGAAGACTCTCAGTTCTATTCCCCAAATTTAACCTTGAAAAAATCGTTTTTAGACAGTCGATTAGTAGCCACATTACAATGGCAAAACATCGATATGGGATTATTAAAAACTAACGAACAAAGTATTGCTACTTCTCGAGCAAATGAATTTTATACCTATACCAATTATGTGTATGAAGTAGATATGATTACCTTAAACCTATCCTATACTTTTAATAAGGTTAAAAACAAATCGAAGTTTATAGATAGTGAATTCGGTAAAAAAGAGTTTTAA